Proteins encoded within one genomic window of Episyrphus balteatus chromosome 1, idEpiBalt1.1, whole genome shotgun sequence:
- the LOC129905159 gene encoding uncharacterized protein LOC129905159, with the protein MFPCFLCGEKHNARDFDKIKFEKCVLILKIRKSKNFKYSDISLPKEFSELGYHRKCFKKFTVIHQHDLKSSCSSRNLGSHDDEINFSTSCHSTLPTNEVEGASSPSSLALDVRNVCNDENTKCSVLKSQVKSRKPCIFCGKTYKKNSYYSATSICSSKDVIGATKQYAELVGDSDLIDRLRNCDSFLYHHSCKALLKNKYNKKIEKKISSTKWHALRLIHKEAFDSLTYFIEQNIFIENKIFYLQDLYLKYKSSLLEIDSSFTKSDFNYYLATNLQYKLLKKYGDNIVICSSSDQNKKKIVYKQGLDLHSFINIIQYYTLWPKNK; encoded by the exons atgtttccaTGTTTCTTGTGTGGTGAAAAACATAATGCACGCGATTTTGATAAGATTAAATTTGAGAAAtgtgttttaatattaaaaattcgaaaatcaaaaaactttaaatattcgGATATTAGCCTTCCAAAAGAGTTCTCAGAACTTGGATATCACAGAAagtgctttaaaaaatttacagtGATTCACCAACAT GATTTGAAAAGCTCTTGCAGTTCACGGAATCTGGGGTCACATGATGACGAAATAAATTTCAGCACTTCCTGTCATAGTACGCTTCCAACGAATGAG GTCGAAGGAGCGTCTTCCCCATCTTCATTAGCCTTGGATGTGAGAAATGTGTGCAATGatgaaaatacaaaatgttCAGTACTGAAATCACAGGTAAAATCCAGAAAGCCATGTATTTTTTGTggtaaaacatataaaaaaaatagctattACTCTGCGACATCAATATGCTCATCAAAAGACGTTATTGGAGCTACAAAACAGTATGCGGAATTAGTTGGTGATTCCGATTTAATAGATAGATTGAGAAACTGTGACAGTTTCTTGTATCACCACTCTTGTAAGgctttgttaaaaaacaaatataacaaaaaaatagaaaaaaaaatatcatcaaccAAGTGGCATGCATTACGTCTCATCCATAAAGAGGCATTTGATTCACTCAcatattttattgaacaaaatatttttattgagaacaaaatattctatttacAAGATCTGTACTTAAAATACAAATCTTCACTTCTTGAAATCGATTCTTCCTTcacaaaaagtgattttaattATTACTTAGCTACCAACTTACagtacaaattgttaaaaaaatatggtgATAATATTGTTATATGTTCTTCAAGtgatcaaaataagaaaaaaatagtttataagcAGGGATTAGATTTGCATTCCTTTATCAATATTAtacaatattatacactttggccaaaaaacaagtga